DNA from Tachysurus vachellii isolate PV-2020 chromosome 22, HZAU_Pvac_v1, whole genome shotgun sequence:
aaagaaaataatcctcatgatttcTAGGTAATTTCTGTAAaatatctaactttcacatctttgtttatttatttctgtagacccattataaagaaataaagattccCGGTACGCTGTAAGGAAAATAATGTGTTGATGAGAAATTGTTTGAGTTTCTATTGATATTAAGGACGGATCTTCCAGGAAATGTTTAGTTTCTGTGTAAATGAAAGGACATCCTTTAATCTAAAAGCTAGCATCctctaagataaaaaaaaaaaaaaaacataacactgAAGGACCCATTTTTCATTTGAGTCAATCTACaaataatgaacaaaacaaacaaaaggtcCCCAAAAAGCATGTTTACGGGTTCCACCACTGAAACACCAGAAGATCTttcaggaagtttttttttttttttttgaggactcCTCGATGGTTTGTTGGATATTTAAGAACTTTCTAAATGGATAAAACTTGGAAGTGGATCTGAAAAGGAAAAGCTCGGCTGTACGCAGAGCTCCTTATACAAGTTCTAGTGGAGTTTGTGTAGAGTTCACATGAGCGACACTCGCGCTCGTTCGGTTTGTCGCGGATTGTCGAGCTTCGTTACTTTTGATGCTTTGGAAATACGAGCATTAATAATATGGtgaggttttctgtaaggaaGCGATTGTGTAACAATTTtagaagaagtctccagtgtcagctcttTGAAACAGTCAGAGCTAAAGCTTCAGGGCGTTTCTTTACAGGAAATTCATCAGTCAGTCACTTCGCTTCATCATACCGACCTgctgtttaatattttactgtaactgtgtgacactgagtcGGTTCATTTTTACTTAACATCTTTTACACGATTTATAATAATGGTTTCCGTCGTCAGTAGATATCAGTGATGTATTGATGGTTTGCTGTAGTCACGtgtgttatattatataaaataacaggATACATTGTAAAGTGGTTcgttattgttaaaaaaaaaaattgaaagtatTCCACTTAAAGTCCTTTGCAGGTTTCAGTAGTTTTACTGAGTAGCTTGTAGAATCAGAATTACTGCAAAGCAACGTGCAAAAGTGGGGAAACCAAGTATGTCTTTGAGGTACGAGAGAGCgagcgcgtgtgtctgtgtgtatgcatgtgtgtgcgtgtgtgtatgcatgtgttgtatgtgtgtgcgtgcgtttgtgtgtgtgtgtgtacgtgtgcgtgtgtatgcatgtgtgtgcgtgcatatgtgtgcgcgtgtctgtgtgtgttagtgtgtgtatgtgtgtgttacatttacataatttggcagatgcccttatccagagcgacttgcattatctcatttttatacagctgagcaatgggttaagggccttgctcaggggcccaacagtggcagcttggtggacctgcgATCAAACTCAAaaccttgtgtgtgttagtgtgtgtttgtgtctgcgcgcgcgcgtgtgtgtgtgttgtactgatGCGGTCCTTCCTGCGTCATTCTGTGCACCTTCTGCTGTTCCGGAAGTCTCATGTCTTTTCCCCACAAAACCCCCTCCACCCCACCGAGCACTGTGATTGGTTAGCACTTGTCACTCATGCGTAATTTGATTCTTTAACCAATCACGGCGCAGGGGGCTGGTGCTGTCTGGAGCCTTGTACGGAAATGCATTCCGGAAGTGATTTGGCTTCTAAACGTCGCTCGTTTCCCGGCAACGCGCTGTGGGCTTCTgagaaagtgtgtttgtgtttgtgtgtgtgtgtgtgtgtgtgtgtgtgtgtgtgtgtgtgtgtgtgtgtgtgtgtgtgtgtgtgtgtgtgtgtgtgtgagagagtgtgtatgtgtgtgtatgtgtgtactgtaagtgtgtgtgtatgtgagtgtatgtgtgtgtgtgtgtgtgtgtatgtgtgtgtgtatatgtgtgtgtatcactaaGTGAAATAATCCTGATCTTCTGACATGTCCCAGTGCACCATCGTCTGTCAGAGTTGCTGTTTTGTTGCTTTGTGCTAAACTACAGATATTACATGTTATTCTACATGGGATTAAAGCTCATGATGAAACTTCTCCTCTGTAGCACATCAGTGACTAATAAAGACTTTTCATCAGAGACCCTGGTTATTGCTGCATGGTGAAGGTTTGCGACACGTCTCCTTCtcgtctcttttctcttctcggTCTTGTTGAGACAAAACCTGCAGTTTGCTCTGTTACTGAGGAACCGCGAAGAGAAACCCGCGAGATGTCAGGAAAACTACCTCAGCGCGTTATAatgcgctgacactggagactccttccttaaatgtTTAAAGCAGAACCGGTCACCGTAGCAACAGTAACTCCATCTTGtacctgtttgtgtttttttttattatttttttatctgctctttttaaacactaaatcattcattcattcactcatcttctaccgcttatccgaactacctcgggtcacggggagcctgtgcctatctcaggcgtcatcgggcatcaaggcaggatacaccctggacggagtgccaacccatcacagggcacacacacacacacacactctcattcactcacgcaatcacacactacggacaattttccagagggggcacgttggcttagtggttatcacgttcgcctcacacctccagggttgggggttcgattcccacctccaccttgtgtgtgtggagtttgcatgttctccccgtgcctcgggggtttcctccgggtactccagtttcctcccccggtccaaagacatgcatggtaggttgattggcatctctggacttctgggttgttttttttttttttttaaatattgcttAAATTGATGGCTCATAGATTACACAACAGGTCTGCTGAGGATCACACATATTTCCAGGTTGTGTAACTCTACCCACTCAATGACAATCGTTTGCACTCTTGTTCAATGGTGTCAGTTCCTGgttgtatgtctgtctgcaaGTCAGCGAGAATCTCGTGTtcatactgtgtttttttttttttttgtttgttttattcgtCTGCAGTCCTATTCGCTGCCGTATGAAATGGAAGGATCCTGCAGGAACCAAACTTCCGAATACCGGGTCAGAAACTACTGCTGCAGCAAATGCAGAGCCGGTAAGACGACGTGTGCACGCCTGATGCGTGATGTCCTGATGTGTGTTTCAGTGCTGAAATGTTTCGGTGCTGAGCATGTGGCATGTTTTAATACCGTCGATACAGGAACCCGAAAAGTGAGCGACTGTACCGGCGAGAAGGACACGGTGTGTGAGGATTGTCCGGCTGGGATGTATTCAGGCATGAATTATTACCCGAACTGCTTCACCTGCAGCAAATGCCAAGAGGGTAGGAGTCCTtttgtgacatcatcatcatcagctgctAATATCAGTGTTgaataaagtactagaaagcaatacttcagtaaaagtacaagtatcgtactacactttggtagaagtgaaagttgccttttagaatattactcaagtaaaagtcttaaagtatctgatatttaatgtacttaagtatttgaagtaaaagtaaaaagtaaaatttcagtgattttcagtagacataagatcaggggcggttctagggtctcatctttagggggttttagtcctcagtgagaatttaaaacaagaagagttttatattatatattatatgactacatagtaagccaaaagttatggtattatttaaaatggcaaaagtggacaccaaaattttatgcatgatgtaatgatgccagtctcgaatcagatcagttcgtgtatgtgtgcattctctacaaacagtgtgtctaatgaatgcagtgattaataaacaaatattcacaagacaaagaccaactcaataaatgttatttttatttagtattgaatggattgtttgcattaatattttgtttgtgctacaactctggtaataagaatagtgacatttcactgcttttggttgccgtatttgcggctttccgccgattaacattatagataaacgcctccagctctgactgcgcgtgcacgctgcgcgtccctgtgcgtctccgtagagcgtgtggagcgtaacgcaatctaggagcagtgattcaccaaacctcccttattgcagtcacacacatttcttctgattttattgtGTAGTAACGAgcaacgaagacgcttagtggaaatataacggagtaaaagtgtacattttatctaggaaatgtagtggagtaaaagtgaaagttgacataaatttaaatagcgaagtaaagtacagatgcgtgaaatttctacttaagtacagtaacaaagtatttgtactccgttacattacaacactggctaatatatatatataaacaccttACACACGATGCCTAATTTACACAACTGTGTATGTATTGGAATTCTCAGCTCTGATTGGTCGGTAGTAAAGCTATATGtctctatagcaacagctcgtaTGTTCACAGCGCATGTCATTGTATGGCGCTCACTCGATATTttcttaatattaataacaaatgaACACATAAATGTGTCTGTAGTTTTTCTCTCCACTTGTACGTTTGTGATGCAGATCTAAACCCTGAGTTCTGTAAAGTCGTGTCTGCATCGTGACGAGGTCACGTGTTAAAAGTGCTCTACAAACGGAAATGAATCGAACGCTACGGATCTGTCCGTCGTTGCTTAATCCGCAGTTCTCCATCTGCTTTGCTGAGTCGGCTGTTTGTAATTCTGCACACTTCAGCTGCTCAATATTAAAGATGCACTTTTTTCAAACTGTAATTGTTCCCTGTGTTTAATAATCGCTTAATTATTCAGATCAGTTCAGGCCTTCGGTTCAGTTCAGGCTTATTTGTGTAGCACGTTTTGTTAAAAAGCATTTTGCAGAAATGACGCAGAAATAAATTCAGGATGTAACTTTATCCCTGATGAGCAAGCGAGAGGCGATGGTAGTGAGGTGAAACTCCCTGACCTGACACACAGATACTTAAATACACTctgatgtatattatatatgatgaATATTACAATCCCAGAGAAACTGCACCTTTTAACGCTGTCTGACGTCTCGACTCTTTTGGCAGATAAAGGCATGGAATACGCCAGGCCGTGCACCAGGGAAAGtgatgcggtgtgtgtgtgtaagtctgggTGGTTCTGCCTTTTTAACGATGACCCTTGTACTTCGTGTGAAAGGCACACAATGTGTTCACCTGGCAAAGGAGCAGTAAAACCAGGTAGGAGGGAAAGTTCAGTTCTACACATCGGTGTTATTATATGATACAagatgtgtgagggtgtgtgtgagggtgtgtgtgtgagggtgtgagggtgtgagggtgtgagggtgtgtgtgtgagggtgtgagagtgtgtgtgagtgtgtgtgagtgtgtatgtgtgtgtgtgtgagggtgtgtgtgagggtgtgtgtgtgtgagtgtgtgtgagtgtgtgtgagtgtgtgtgagtgtgtgtgagtgtgtgtgtgagtgtgtgagtgtgtgtgagtgtgtgtgagtgtgattgtgtgtgattgtgtgtgattgtgtgtgtgtgagagagtgtgtgagagagtgtgtgagagagtgtgtgagactgagtgtgtgtgtgtgtttgaggtcagCATTTTGACTATTTTAATCCAGTTGtgaccaaaaataaaatatccatAAGATACAGACAGTTCTGATTTAAACCCTTTTTATCacaaccaccatcatcatcatcatcatcatcatcatcatcattataaccatcattaccatcatcatcatcattataaccATCattaccaccatcatcatcatcatcatcatcatcatcatgaacaTTAtaaccaccatcatcatcttcacccACATGTAAGACTTTTTGCTTGTTGGTGTCTGCAGGAACTGCTACAGAGAATGTGGTGTGTCGTAAATGTCTCACAGGAACCTTCTCTAATGTAACCAGTAGTGAGACGTGTCGATCACACACTCGGTAATAAtgataaactttatttatttattattttactgtacacTGTTAATAACAGAGTATAATAAAGCTGGGGAGATAATTAACACTTATGAATCATTCCCACGTTCCACTTTTGCACGCATCTCTGTCTACTTCTGATCTTTGCTCAAAGCTCTTGACTTTATTACATATTCTTTCTAGGTTTTTAAGTGTTAAACACTGGGATCTGACAAGGTTTGTTGTGTTCAGGTGTGAGCTCCAGGGCAGGACGGTGCTGCGCCCCGGCAACACCACAACCGACACGGTGTGCGGTCCGATCATAAGCACAACCAGGACCATAGTTGTAACTCCTCACCCTCCCATCACGACCAGGTCCGGTTCTTCACCCACAAAGTCGCCCACGAAGCCTAACGTCAATCCTCACAGCTCACACAGCGTGTTCTCTGTCTTCACAACACGGCCTCCTGATGACGTCTCTATCAGCTTATGGATCGGTAAAGCAGGACTTTATATAACAAGCTGAAAGCTGATTCCTGTAGATAGACTGACCTTTGTGTTTCACAGGAGGCACATTGTGTTAGTTTTGGCGTTATTGTACTGTTTAATGAGATATGCAGCcgcagtgttcagtggtgttaaagtgttttgtttttctgttttgtccCTCCCTTCTTTGCCCTATTTCATATTTCCTTCTTCAATTCTATTCTCTGTtgttccccttctctctctctctctctctctctctctctctctctgtctgtctgtctctctctctctgtctcgcgctctctctctctctctctctctttctgtctctctctctctctctgtctctctctctctctctctctctttctgtctctctttctgtctctctctctctctctgtctctctctctctctctctctctttctgtctctctttctgtctctctctctctctttctgtctctctctctctctctctctctctctctctctctctttctgtctctctttctctctctctgactctctctctctctctctctttctgtctctctctctctctctctctctctctctctctttctctctttctgtctctctctctctctttctgtctctctctctctctctgtctctctctctctctctctctctttctgtctctctgtctctctctctctctctctctctctctctctctctttctgtctctctctctctctctctctctctctctctctctctctctctctctctctctttctgtctctctctctctctctctgcctctctctctctctttctgtctctctctctctctttctgtctctctttctctctctctgtctctctctctctctctctctctctctctctgtctctctctctctctctctctctctctctctctctcctgccgtATCTGTTTATATCTATCTCCCAATCTTGCACCGTCAGGTCTGCCTGTCATCACGTTGCTGGTGGTTTTGCTGATAACAGCTTTCTTTATTCGTCACAGGAAAGGTAACGTGTGCAGGATTCTGAATGTGTTGCATGTCAGAATCAGTGACACTCAAAGTACAGTGTCTCTTATCATGTCTCTGATGTAATATAAACTGTGTGTCATGAGCCATGATCTTGTTAGATATTGATTCTTCTCATGTGCTATTTACATATGGGATTTTAGATTTTATGATGATTTTAAGAATATTTCCAAAGCACTGTATGGccacttttttgtatttaaattcagtctgtttttttttttttttcacctttccCTTTGCAGCTCTGCTTAAACCTACGGTCCGCGACGCTGTTGAAGTAAGTATCTGAACGCACATGTATTATACCGATGTATGAAAAGTGACAAAAACATGACACGTGATTCTGAGTAAATGCAGGAAGACGGTGTAATTTCCCCTTCAGTGATTTCTGACTTTTTGGACACCAAGTAAATTAAACCCATCTGAGaaacatcatctctctctcgcgTCTTGTTCCTGTAGTGGAAATTGTAGTAACCACATTACCAGATGCTTAGGCTTTAACCTCCATCTTACATTCTCATCTGTCTTGTTTTTTAGGCAAGGCCGTGTGAGAGCTCAGCCCACCTCTGCAACCCGACAGAAAACCATGTACTCTTAGCagatagcagcagcagcagcgaccCATCCACTTCGCTGTCCTCTGACAGCCACAGCCAGGGCACAGGAGTGAGTCAGGACTGCCTTCATGTCGAGCAGCCGACCGTCTCCAGCCCCGTCGTTAACCTCAGCTTCACGGCCACCATTAATTGCCAGGTGAACCCGGGTACTGGCTGCTGCTCCATTCCCATCAGCCCCTGCGTGCAGGTTCCGGAGCCTGAGTTTCCTCTCTCTCAAGAAGAAGAGCTGTGCGTGTCCTGTGAGCAGGAGGACAGTAAAGACGCCATACAGTCAGTGCAAGAGAGTGGGATGACTAAGTACTGAAGATGAGGGGGAAATCCACTGGCTCGTCTTGCACGTTAGTGCTGAACGTTTAATCTcaggctgaatgtgtgtgtgtgtgcatgtgtgtgtgtgtgtgtgtatctgagtgtgtgtgtgtgtgtgcatgtttatgtGGGGTTTGGTGCTATAGTGGAACATCATTACTGgtcatgtgtaaaaaaaattttatttcacacacaaacctatTTTGGAGTCCAGACAACAGAAATGGCGCAAACGCTCCCACACAGTTACcatcaatacacacatttatgaatatgcaaattaaaacCCTACACATATCCACCAACACACTTCCCCTCATACACTGGCACCGAACACAAAG
Protein-coding regions in this window:
- the tnfrsf1b gene encoding tumor necrosis factor receptor superfamily member 1B, encoding MNPWLRSFILFLITSVAKAQSYSLPYEMEGSCRNQTSEYRVRNYCCSKCRAGTRKVSDCTGEKDTVCEDCPAGMYSGMNYYPNCFTCSKCQEDKGMEYARPCTRESDAVCVCKSGWFCLFNDDPCTSCERHTMCSPGKGAVKPGTATENVVCRKCLTGTFSNVTSSETCRSHTRCELQGRTVLRPGNTTTDTVCGPIISTTRTIVVTPHPPITTRSGSSPTKSPTKPNVNPHSSHSVFSVFTTRPPDDVSISLWIGLPVITLLVVLLITAFFIRHRKALLKPTVRDAVEARPCESSAHLCNPTENHVLLADSSSSSDPSTSLSSDSHSQGTGVSQDCLHVEQPTVSSPVVNLSFTATINCQVNPGTGCCSIPISPCVQVPEPEFPLSQEEELCVSCEQEDSKDAIQSVQESGMTKY